A genomic stretch from Pararhizobium sp. IMCC21322 includes:
- a CDS encoding helix-turn-helix transcriptional regulator, with product MITKEQLRAARGLAGFEQKFVAENIGVDPKTISNIENGKGNVSSPHAAKLVNFYETRGVEFTDHNGVRQIPSGVRVYRGNAEFRQFYDDIYETARKVGGEICLYNAASHLVIGALGADFVKVQQERMLALKDKKPNQFRYRVIFAEGDGTFFGASYCEYRWINPEHFNDTATFVYGDKVGIATFENNDVMVVVIKNAGFAESLKKQFSLQWQLTHEPK from the coding sequence ATGATTACTAAAGAACAATTACGCGCAGCAAGGGGTTTGGCGGGCTTCGAGCAAAAATTCGTCGCTGAGAATATCGGCGTAGACCCGAAAACTATTTCCAATATCGAAAATGGAAAGGGCAACGTTTCAAGCCCGCATGCTGCAAAGCTCGTCAATTTCTATGAAACGCGCGGCGTCGAATTTACCGATCACAATGGGGTTCGGCAAATCCCGTCGGGTGTTCGGGTCTATCGTGGAAACGCTGAGTTCCGTCAATTCTATGACGATATCTACGAAACAGCCCGGAAGGTCGGCGGCGAGATATGCCTTTACAACGCCGCATCGCACCTTGTCATCGGCGCTTTGGGTGCTGACTTCGTGAAGGTTCAACAAGAACGTATGCTGGCGTTGAAAGACAAGAAGCCCAATCAGTTTAGATACCGGGTCATTTTTGCGGAAGGTGATGGCACATTTTTCGGCGCGTCCTATTGCGAATATCGCTGGATAAATCCCGAACATTTCAATGATACGGCTACCTTTGTCTACGGCGACAAGGTGGGCATTGCCACGTTTGAGAACAACGACGTCATGGTTGTTGTTATCAAGAATGCCGGTTTTGCCGAGTCCCTGAAAAAGCAGTTCAGCTTGCAGTGGCAATTGACGCATGAGCCAAAGTGA
- a CDS encoding N-acetyltransferase, with translation MFGTIKRTHFMETKNQFNARGICAKHRLVEVIPNPKGIINRVSRIPWNWINKELYDSDVLTARIKKQNMRLFDFVEAGKQIGYCIAVPPDQNITRTFLAAVGPKNPIEIENIALFPEHAGNGRGRSVINLMMGKLFEDGHDVVCLNTSETNYPTLSAFYERIGMTNVGQDDIPDFNIRTRQPACIVA, from the coding sequence ATGTTCGGGACAATCAAACGCACGCATTTCATGGAGACCAAGAACCAGTTTAATGCACGTGGCATTTGCGCAAAACATAGATTGGTTGAAGTCATCCCAAACCCAAAGGGGATTATTAATCGTGTGTCGCGCATACCCTGGAACTGGATCAACAAGGAACTTTATGATTCTGATGTTTTGACGGCGCGGATCAAAAAACAAAATATGCGTTTGTTTGATTTTGTTGAGGCTGGAAAACAGATTGGCTATTGCATCGCTGTACCCCCGGATCAAAATATTACCAGGACGTTTCTTGCGGCGGTAGGGCCGAAAAATCCGATTGAGATTGAGAATATCGCGCTGTTCCCCGAACATGCCGGCAATGGCAGAGGCCGTAGCGTGATAAATCTCATGATGGGTAAGTTATTTGAAGACGGTCATGATGTCGTGTGTCTGAATACCAGCGAAACAAACTATCCAACATTATCCGCATTTTATGAGCGCATCGGAATGACCAATGTGGGGCAGGATGACATTCCGGACTTCAACATCAGGACGCGTCAGCCAGCATGCATCGTGGCTTGA
- a CDS encoding helix-turn-helix domain-containing protein produces MRLVDQDIEKLIGQRLKKARLEAGLTQAALAEKIGIKFQQLQKYESGKNRISSSKLLQSAITLDQPVSYFLCDARAVLTGRQLLSEPRSLDDDETIFGYGLIVHEIRDPAFRRSFINLIRRHNKIAEIT; encoded by the coding sequence ATGCGACTTGTAGATCAAGATATTGAAAAGCTAATCGGGCAACGCCTAAAGAAGGCGCGCCTCGAGGCTGGTCTGACGCAAGCCGCTCTAGCTGAAAAAATTGGGATCAAATTCCAACAGCTTCAAAAGTATGAGTCCGGCAAGAACAGGATTTCATCATCCAAATTGTTGCAATCCGCTATCACCCTGGATCAGCCGGTTAGTTATTTTTTGTGTGATGCACGCGCAGTTTTGACGGGCAGGCAATTATTATCAGAGCCGCGCAGTTTAGATGATGATGAGACGATTTTTGGTTATGGCCTTATCGTTCATGAAATACGCGACCCCGCATTCAGGCGGTCGTTTATCAATCTCATTCGCCGCCACAACAAAATTGCTGAAATCACCTAA
- a CDS encoding winged helix-turn-helix domain-containing protein, producing the protein MYSFDDFQFDPATGGLSQSGKPIALEPQAIRLLEVLIRHRDRIVSKEDLIEEIWDGRAITDAALNTRVRSVRKALGDAATTSKFIKTFPKRGFQFVAEVTTGVAATKAPSNQIRRIMIVTALALAVATVFIAMTLFTTKPKALATEKPSVAVVQFENLDGQNGAQYFVDGLTDDLIAHLSRHRELFVVSRATMFSYAEGSNTPVEIARDLGVGYVVRGSVRRDGGQVRVSGELIDIDANKTIWAETFDRKLTDIFAVQDEISQAIAGQLLPEIYASDAVRVRDEPTDDMGAWDLYLRGRSSQEIYSKDAQEDAVRYAQQAIDRDPEFATAYSLLARALGTMFFFQWTENPHDTLVSATEAAKRAIELDDQDAQAHAALGYLYRFTGDADPAIANLERAVALNPNDARIRLELAHTLDWFRFQDRALPQIEMALKLSPRDPLLQNMYFYKGHILFHLGRHEEAFEAARQLGTVATSNTWRVFHHLLRAANLIELDRAEDALDAIEAALAINPKLSVLAMRRQFAGSRNHPENRRIWLESLKKAGLPDQ; encoded by the coding sequence ATGTATTCTTTTGATGACTTTCAGTTTGACCCCGCTACCGGTGGATTATCGCAGAGTGGGAAACCCATCGCTTTGGAACCCCAAGCCATACGGCTATTGGAAGTTCTGATCCGACACCGGGATCGGATCGTCAGCAAAGAAGACCTTATCGAGGAAATCTGGGACGGGCGTGCCATCACGGACGCCGCGCTCAATACGCGGGTTCGATCTGTCCGCAAGGCCTTGGGCGATGCAGCGACCACCTCCAAATTTATCAAAACATTTCCCAAACGGGGGTTCCAGTTTGTCGCTGAGGTAACAACTGGCGTGGCTGCGACGAAGGCCCCGTCTAACCAAATAAGACGGATTATGATTGTTACTGCACTGGCTCTTGCGGTTGCTACCGTCTTTATTGCAATGACCCTGTTCACCACGAAACCCAAAGCGCTTGCGACGGAAAAACCTTCGGTGGCCGTCGTGCAGTTTGAAAACCTTGATGGGCAAAATGGCGCGCAGTATTTTGTCGATGGATTGACCGACGACCTGATTGCGCATCTTTCGCGCCATCGAGAGCTGTTTGTTGTGTCACGTGCGACGATGTTTTCTTACGCAGAAGGTTCGAACACACCTGTGGAAATCGCGCGCGATTTGGGCGTTGGATATGTGGTGCGTGGGAGCGTGCGTCGAGACGGTGGGCAAGTGCGGGTCAGTGGTGAGTTAATAGATATCGATGCCAACAAGACGATTTGGGCTGAAACCTTTGATCGCAAACTCACCGATATCTTCGCCGTTCAGGACGAAATCAGCCAAGCGATTGCGGGCCAGTTGCTCCCTGAGATTTATGCGTCTGACGCTGTCCGGGTAAGGGACGAACCAACCGACGACATGGGCGCCTGGGACCTATATTTGCGCGGGCGTAGCAGCCAGGAAATTTACTCAAAGGACGCGCAAGAAGATGCGGTGCGTTATGCGCAGCAGGCGATTGATCGTGATCCTGAATTTGCCACTGCATACAGTCTGTTGGCGCGTGCACTCGGCACTATGTTTTTCTTTCAATGGACTGAGAACCCGCATGACACGCTGGTGTCTGCGACCGAGGCTGCCAAGCGTGCCATTGAACTGGACGATCAAGATGCTCAGGCGCATGCGGCTTTGGGCTATCTTTACCGATTTACCGGTGATGCAGACCCAGCCATCGCAAATCTGGAGCGGGCTGTTGCACTTAACCCGAATGACGCCCGCATCCGCTTAGAACTGGCGCACACACTCGATTGGTTTCGGTTCCAAGACCGAGCACTTCCACAAATTGAAATGGCCCTCAAGCTCAGTCCTCGAGATCCGCTGTTGCAAAACATGTATTTCTACAAAGGCCATATTCTGTTCCATCTTGGTCGCCACGAAGAAGCGTTTGAAGCAGCGCGTCAGCTTGGAACAGTCGCGACAAGTAACACGTGGCGCGTTTTCCATCATTTGCTGCGCGCAGCCAACCTTATTGAACTGGACCGAGCTGAGGATGCGTTAGATGCGATAGAGGCAGCGCTGGCCATAAATCCAAAACTGTCTGTATTGGCGATGCGACGACAGTTCGCGGGATCTCGGAACCATCCAGAAAATCGCAGGATTTGGTTGGAGAGTTTGAAGAAAGCGGGATTACCCGATCAATGA